The nucleotide window AAATGAACCTAATCCATATGAAAAGGCTATCTCCGTAGTAGGAACAACTTTGGCTCCATTTGATGAAGACAACTTAATTCCTTGTTTTGGCTTTGGTGATGGTAAGGCCCTGCTCCCTCAAACAGTTGAAGCTCTGGacaattttctttaatttcccaTTTTGATCACTGGATTGACTTCAACTTTTCCCACCTTCTTTTTATAGCTACCACTCATGATCAAGAGGTGTTTAGCTTTCACACTGATCATTCACCCTGTCATGGTTTTGAAGAAGTTTTGGCCTGCTACAAAAGAATAGTTCCAAGTTTGCGACTATCAGGTTGGTTGAATCTTATcattttatgttctttatgaattataatttggCTTTTGATAAGATTTACATCTTAATACATATATGTTGTATTTAAGGGCCAACTTCTTATGGACCTGTAATTGAGGCTGCAATGGATATTGTGGAGAAAAGTGGTGGCCAATACCATGTATTAGTTATCATTGCAGATGGCCAGGTTTAAATCTAGTgctttctcttctccctctcccATGTATGTGAAcaatctttttccttttgctctGAGTGAACAATCTTTACTAAGTACGGCTTCCTTAACTGTAAAGGTCACAAGAAGTGTCGATACTAGCGACAATGAATTGAGTCCGCAGGAGGAGAAGACAATCAGATCAATTGCAGATGCAAGGTAGAACCTGGAAATTAAGCATATTTATGCAGTTGTCATAACAAAAGGCACCAGATGTGTCAATTTATCAGGCATTACTTGCACTAATGTAGCAGGCATATTGAGTTGAACCTACAAAATTTACTTTAAAAACTTATGTAAGCAGTTTCTATCCACTCTCTATTGTTCTTGTTGGAGTTGGTGATGGTCCCTGGGAAGACATGAGGAAATTTGATGACAAACTCCCTGCGCGCGAATTTGATAATTTTCAGGTATAATTGTTGCACTGAGTTAATTTGAAATGGAGAGTTTTTAAGCATACATTGGTTCTCTAATtagattctttttgtttgtagtttGTAAACTTTACTGAAATTATGTCTAAACGTTCAACTCCTTCTGAGAAAGAAGCTGCTTTTGCTCTTGCTGCCCTCATGGAAATCCCAATCCAGTATAAGGCAGCTGTTGAACTTGGTATACTTGGGTATGGTTAGCCAAATTTTCtatgaacttttaattttcattttcttcattgtcTGAGTAGGGAACTTTCTATAATCTTGGTACCTTCTGATTCACTAGCATTGCCTGAATACTTATTTCTGCAAGCCACTCGAACACATTTAGACAACCAAGATGAGGATATAACCTCAAAACTGATGTGAATataatgaatttttattaaagaTTTCAAAGTTGTTATTGGAATGCAATAAAATGAGTTATATTTCATTGCTATTGTAGTCCCAACCCAAACGTGCCTTCTACAGAAATATCATTTTGATTGAACTAGCCTCTTGCATGGTTTTTTAACATAAATCATATTGTACCTGGAAAAAGACGTACGACagggaaaggaaagaaaattgttCCACGCCCTCCACCAGTTCCTTACACTCATCGTGCACCGCCAACTCGTGAACCAAGTGGTCTTTCAGCAGCCGTGGGGGATGACCGAAGCGAGATGGTACAGTTAACTTACTTGTGTTCTTACAGTTTCTGTGTGGTATGATATTGatgaaaaaacagaaaggGGTACATATTGATGAAAAAAAAGGTGGaacatgcataaatatgaGTCTGAAGTAGTTAGGAATAGGGCTGAAATAGAGGTTTACCTGCTCAGTTGAAGCTATCCAATGGTTGAAATTTGGGTAACAAATCCTTTATAATGTTTGTGAACAAATTGGTAGGATGGTCTAACCATACTGAAAGATGTTTAATTTCCAACACGCCCAATTTGAAGTTATTGTAGTTTGTTGGCTTTGCCATTCTGAATCATCTTTGTTTAAAGATCCGATTGGCAAAGCTCTCAATTTAGGGGTTTCATATGAGATTAATGATTTAtcttcttttcaatttgaatgCAGGCCTGCCCAGTCTGTCTGACTAACAATAAGGACCTAGCCTTTGGCTGTGGACACATGGTGAGCTGCATTAGAAGAACCATTGCCTTTGTTCCTTGCTCTTTTAGATGTCATTAACTATTGTTTCGTTGCAGTCTTGCAGAGATTGTGGACCAAGATTGTCCAACTGTCCAATATGCCGCCAGCCAATCCGCAGCCGTCTTAGGGTTTTTACCGGATAACTGCACAAAGTGATTCATGTGTATATCTAGAATGTCTGCTTTCTATCATTGGCACCCAAATATGGGTTTGCACCAGATTGTACAGTTTTCTAACCCAAATATGTAatgctgcttctgttttttAATAAACTATTAAATATTTGGTTGCTTTTCAATCATTAGAACTTGTGACTTGTGCTTTTCTGCTACTCTTTTCCAAAATCCAGCTCTTGAAACAGCCTCCTCTGTTCATTCTAGCTCCAAATTACTCTGTCATTGCCCAATAGTCCTGAGAAATAACACAATAGCTTCAAATTAGAGATGGAGTTCAGCAAGGTTATTATTATGAGAATTCCTTTTGTCAACATTCCCGAAGTGGGGAAAGAATCTGATCCAGTTCtaattcatttttcaattaatttgcACACAATGAAGTCAGTTTTGTCTTCCAGAATTTCGGAGTAAATTAAATCCAGTTCTGATTCCTTCTTCAATTTGCAAAGGGAATCAAGTTAATACAAAAATGAGAAGTGAAAACTTGTACAGCAAGGCACTAGAGTCGAGGTATATCCAGCACAATTGCTCTAACAGTGACAGTGACCATTATAAGCAAATTTTCTTTACAAGGTACTGGACTAACAGTCCAAAGTATTTGCACCTTCCACCTCTTCTGAGGCACAACAATCCCATTAAACCATTACTGTTTGGTCTTCAATTATCCGATCCAATCTCTCCAATGTGTTGAAAATCTGGTCTGTATATGGGTGAGACTCATCATCTGCTCCAAATGTGTGGTATGTGCAATCCATCTCAATTGAACTACTTCCGGTTGGCTTCTTGACGTTCTTATCTCTTAGTAGCTTCCTCACTCTAGCTGCATCCTCCCATCTACATGCATCTTCATACATGCTGGCCAGAAGAATATACCTCCCAGCATTTTCTGGGTCCAAAACAAACAACTTCTCTGCAGCTTCTTCGGCGAGCTCTATGTTATTATGTATTCTACAAGCTCCGAGTAAGGCACCATATACATCTTTCCCTGCCTGCATGGGCATGCTCTCAATAAGCTTGACCGCCTGGTCAAGTAACCCAGCTCTTCCCAGAAGGTCTACTACACAAGCATAATGTTTCTCGTTTTTCTCTACTCCATAATCTCCCATTTCCTCGAAAAGTTCCAGGCCTTTCGTAACCATCCCTGAGTGACTACAAGTGgacaacaaacacaaaaatacaACACCATCTGGGTGTAAGCCGGACTCCACAAACTGGGAAAACATTTGGAGTGCCTCATCTGCATGTCCATGCATTCCATAACACCTCATCATTGCGCTCCACAACACTACGTTTTTTTCGCTGATTTGATCAAAAATAAATCTGGCAATGGTTACACGGCCACAACTTGCGTACATAGAAATGAGAGCGCTGCCCAAAGCAGCATCAACTTCCACACTTGACTTTATAGTGTAAGAGTGAATCCAAAAGCCCACTTCGATGGCTGATGCTTGAACACAAGCTGGAAGAATGGAAACAAGAGTGGCATGATCAGGCAAGCTTGTGGCATGATCTTGCAACATAGCACGGAAAAGCATGAGAGCCTCATGCGGATATCCATTTGCCGTATACCCCGAAATCATGGAATTCCAACTAACAGAATCTTTCCAAGGGATTTCATCAAATACTCTTCTTGATATCTCAATTTCCTCACACTTAGAATACAAGGCTATAAGAGCATTCCCAACAAACAAATCTGAATGAAGCCCACATTTCACAACATGTCCATGAACAATCTGACCATGCTTTCCATCTTTCATTGCACCACAAGCCTTGAGCACAAAAGGGTATGTGTACTGGTTTGCAGGCACACCACTCAACCTCATTCTATTATACATTTTAAGTGCTTCAACAAAAGGCTCCACATTTGCATAACCCTGAATAACCATGTTCCACACAAAAACGTCTCTCTCCAACAACCTATCAAACACCTTCCGTGCAGTTTCCATGCTTGGTTCACTGCACTCAACATACTTGCCAACTATCTTCGCAACAACAAATGGGTTTTGCTCAAAACCTCCGATGATTATCTGGGCATGCagttttttgattgatttggtGCTTCTACAGTGTTTTAGCAAGTAGGTATAGTGATAAGAGTCTCTGTAGTAATGAGGGGTCATGTATGTTCTCACACCACCAATGAAAAATCCTAATAACCTAAAGGGTTCCCTCCATGAAACTAATAAAAGCTCTGCTTGCCTAGCTAAACCACTCATTTGGGTCTTCAATAGCAGCACCATCACAGAAGACATAGGCAATCACCCAGATGCCACCATGGAAGCAGTCTTTCTGTCCTTGGTAGATAGTTGTTATAGTTGTGTGTCATTGACCAGAGTGTGCCTTGGAATGGCCTGGCTGAAGCAGATAATTTGATGCCGATGTTACCTTAATTACTAATTATCGTAGGTAATCCCATATGTAGCAGCAGAATTGTTAACAGCATAGATCATTGACATAAACCTAGAAGAATAATCAATAATGGGTTCAAATATAGCACACCAACCAAATATAGGTTCTTTACATATTAATTTTGGGCgcgaaaacaataaaaataattaaaaatttagtgAGGAATGAAACCCGAATActtctatttaaaatatatatatttcatattaCTGTTATATAAATCACTAGTATacccaaagaaaaatgaaaatgttcATTTTGAACTCTCGGGTAAATGGTAAAACGGGTAAAACCCATTACCCCAATAGATTTTGGGCCAAATGACAGTCCTATCCAGCCCATAAATAGCGTACACTCAAGAATCCTCTCTAGACACTCAAGCTCAAAGACGAttcaaaccttttttttttttggttgcataCAATTGTAAGTTATGCTTAGCTCTAAGTTTGAGAACGTAAAGCAAATATTATAGATCTTCAATACTTACATTAGTCTTAATTTAAGTTAGATTCTTTACTTAACTATAATTAATTAGAGTCCTGCTAAATCAACCTTAAAATTCACTAAGTACACTCTATAATCTAAGtgcattttaatatttttaaatcaaaatgtaaaattaactaagtacacccttcTCCACGAAAGTTGAGCGGGGAGAAATGGATccaacactctctctctctcaattggCTTAAGTTCTATTAGTATCTGGTGCGCTTTTCTAAGGATCAATTCTGGATCCTTTGCATGGTTCTATATATTTTGAGACCTGGAGTTGTTTTTTTATGGTAGAATAGATGAGAAATCAATCTTCCAGTTTTGGTTGAGAAATCaaacttaaattttaaattattttttttcaacctaaaccaaaaaaaccaaaattaataCCTTTGTTGATGATTCTCTCGACATGTCTGAAGCATCCATGAGACTTGTTTGTATTAATGAATTACTAAATaacaatgaaacaaattgTTGGAGTTATAATATTAAGGTTTTTGGAAGTAGGATTTTTCGCTTACGTTTGATTATGGTTCAATATAtcattttttgtcattttatattagaataaattagtaattgaataaataatttaataataagatgtactcaattaattttaaagttcATTTAGTAACACTCATTAATTAAACTATGCACCACAACTAGTGTGCCATTGATAAGCTTAATTATGTGttctctttttcactttttctttccttgagGTACTCATTATGCATGGTCTACTATCAATGAAAAATCGTAATATAATCTAATAAAAGGGTGCCTCGGAATGGCCTTGTTGAAGCAAATAAATTATTGAGAGTATTTTTGCTCATCACTTTAACTTAAGATGTAAATGTTCACCATCCTTCTCAATATTTGACACGCGTCCATATAAGCATAACCATAGTTACATAAATCAAAGTAAAATGATTATATCTATAGACATGTGTCAAGTATTAAAAAGACTCTTAATTATAGCTAAGGAAACCTTTTGatacagaaacaaaaaaaaacaaacaaaaaaaaaggttcttcATTATAGGACCTTGCAACGGAAAGGGTTTATGTCCGTGAAAGCAGTCTTTCTGTCCTTGGTTGAGAGTTGTTACAATTAAAAGTGTGTCTTGGAATGGCCTTGTTGAAGCCAATGTTGCCTTGATTACTAATTAGTGTAAGTAAGGCCTTCTAATCCCATATGCAGCAGCAGAATTTGTTAACAACATAGATCATTGTTGACAAAAACCTAGAAGTATATAATCAATAATGAGTTCAAATAAAGCACACCAACCGAACATAGGTTCTTTACATATTAATTTTGGGCGCAAAAACCGAACACTTCAACCGAAAATCTCTCTAAAAGGGAGTGAACTAATTTGATCTTATTTGATTAGCTACTATTTGGAAAATTCATTATCGACATGATTGGTTTGATTATCAATTTCTAAACTGTACCAAAGCGAGTTGTGCCTACCTAGACCTGTAAACAAATCGGAGATGGATCATATCACCATATATACAATTAGTctgatttcataaataaaaaaaataattcgaTCTGATCCAATATTCTAAAGAATCATTCACAACTAGATCTATATATGATTTGTTGAATTATCGAATACTCACTCCGGATTCTTTTATGTCATATGTACAAAATGTTGAAAtatattcttatttatttaaaaaatggtcacaaatatttttacatgtgcatatatatatttagtaagtaaaaaataaaataaatattatatcaattcatatcatatcattatcaaatcaaattatcCCAAACTCAAATTTGTTCCACTAAGTTAACagatttataaatataatcatattatCGAATTATACACCAAATTCATCTTTGATTAGTTATATCAAAATCGGATTGTATATGAATTTAACAGCTATATGGGCACCTCCACTCCCAAACCCCACCATAATAGCTTCTACATGAACTTCATTTTGCTTGCATTCCCCACTTTGCATGTTTTCtaatatgtttcttttttggtgcaTGTagctattatatatttaagtgTAGTGGCttaaaaacttgaaaaggaaaacacaAGCTCAATACATGAATGATTATATGATAATATGCTATTCGTATTCACCTATACATACTTTTGAGCGGTAAGGTAAAAGATAAACAATTCTAACTGTTTGATCATCTTTTAGCAAAAATTGTTTCACCAATCCAGAACTATGCGGTGGGGATTTCCAATCCAGAAGCAAAGTAGTTTCGgcttgttctttctttcttcgttttttttcattatttataaaacaaaattatatattattaatattgtgaattaataaccaaaaaacgaaaaaaaagaattggggaaacaaaacaaaaaccctagcTCTCCTACCTGCATAACCAGATTCATACACCATGCTTACAATGTGTCGCTGGACCAGACGAGCTTATATGGGAGAGAGGGAAGAACCTAGAGCCCAATATAGCATGCAAGCGTACAGTCAAAGTTAGACACAtgtacacacacatatatggCATGCAAGTGTACATCTAAGTTGGAAAAAATTCGGAATTTCTGTTAATCCCACAAGCAACAAAAATCACCACATGACTTAAGTTAAATGATATAAATGAAGAATGACAATATGTT belongs to Prunus persica cultivar Lovell chromosome G4, Prunus_persica_NCBIv2, whole genome shotgun sequence and includes:
- the LOC18778258 gene encoding pentatricopeptide repeat-containing protein At3g46790, chloroplastic, with the protein product MSSVMVLLLKTQMSGLARQAELLLVSWREPFRLLGFFIGGVRTYMTPHYYRDSYHYTYLLKHCRSTKSIKKLHAQIIIGGFEQNPFVVAKIVGKYVECSEPSMETARKVFDRLLERDVFVWNMVIQGYANVEPFVEALKMYNRMRLSGVPANQYTYPFVLKACGAMKDGKHGQIVHGHVVKCGLHSDLFVGNALIALYSKCEEIEISRRVFDEIPWKDSVSWNSMISGYTANGYPHEALMLFRAMLQDHATSLPDHATLVSILPACVQASAIEVGFWIHSYTIKSSVEVDAALGSALISMYASCGRVTIARFIFDQISEKNVVLWSAMMRCYGMHGHADEALQMFSQFVESGLHPDGVVFLCLLSTCSHSGMVTKGLELFEEMGDYGVEKNEKHYACVVDLLGRAGLLDQAVKLIESMPMQAGKDVYGALLGACRIHNNIELAEEAAEKLFVLDPENAGRYILLASMYEDACRWEDAARVRKLLRDKNVKKPTGSSSIEMDCTYHTFGADDESHPYTDQIFNTLERLDRIIEDQTVMV
- the LOC18780043 gene encoding E3 ubiquitin-protein ligase RGLG4; translation: MGSVMSIFRKKQNSRGIPRTSSGGTSSNPSITARTASYGSSMFRKPSMSETSSSKPDQGTEKKQKYAYIPDNFSTLEQVTDALRKEGLESSNLIVGIDFTKSNEWTGKVSFNNRSLHAIGNEPNPYEKAISVVGTTLAPFDEDNLIPCFGFGDATTHDQEVFSFHTDHSPCHGFEEVLACYKRIVPSLRLSGPTSYGPVIEAAMDIVEKSGGQYHVLVIIADGQVTRSVDTSDNELSPQEEKTIRSIADASFYPLSIVLVGVGDGPWEDMRKFDDKLPAREFDNFQFVNFTEIMSKRSTPSEKEAAFALAALMEIPIQYKAAVELGILGRTTGKGKKIVPRPPPVPYTHRAPPTREPSGLSAAVGDDRSEMACPVCLTNNKDLAFGCGHMSCRDCGPRLSNCPICRQPIRSRLRVFTG